In one Candidatus Palauibacter australiensis genomic region, the following are encoded:
- a CDS encoding carboxypeptidase regulatory-like domain-containing protein, whose translation MLVAPIWAAAPPPLAGQEAADCGDRASLIVTVRDDAGTMGMPNATVVLRWTDAVRRPVREAADVTGHLVLCVPRDARRATLWAEFGDASSEEETVVIVPGMRHEVELRLVLAERRTGRLIGQVLDARTRQPVVAAEVFVPDRAERVESNRRGRFVLSALPVGEHELSVRHIGYAPLTYAVMVRQGLTTEAEIALSADPVELAPLVATVERPRRLEIKGFYERKYWGELTGLGTFITEEDIERWRPLRVSHLVSMLVPSVAPGLKNRRRFSGAGLTCPMAVYLDGIRLRQGELDQFVKPLEVGGIEVYKGLASLPAEFGGFRNRCGAVVVWTK comes from the coding sequence ATGCTCGTCGCGCCGATCTGGGCTGCGGCGCCCCCACCCCTGGCCGGACAGGAGGCCGCGGACTGCGGGGACCGAGCCTCGCTCATTGTCACCGTCCGGGACGACGCCGGGACGATGGGGATGCCCAACGCGACGGTGGTGTTGCGCTGGACGGATGCCGTTCGGAGGCCCGTGCGAGAAGCCGCCGACGTAACCGGGCACCTCGTTCTCTGCGTTCCGAGGGACGCGCGGCGGGCTACGCTGTGGGCCGAGTTCGGAGACGCTTCTAGCGAGGAAGAGACAGTGGTCATCGTGCCGGGAATGCGGCACGAAGTCGAACTCCGACTCGTGCTGGCGGAGAGAAGAACGGGCCGACTCATCGGCCAGGTGCTCGACGCCCGAACCCGCCAGCCCGTGGTTGCGGCCGAGGTTTTCGTTCCGGACCGGGCCGAACGCGTCGAGAGCAACCGGAGGGGCCGCTTCGTCCTCAGCGCGCTGCCCGTCGGCGAGCACGAACTCTCCGTCCGGCACATCGGCTACGCCCCGCTCACGTACGCGGTCATGGTCCGACAGGGCCTTACGACGGAGGCCGAGATCGCTCTGTCGGCGGACCCCGTGGAACTGGCGCCCCTCGTCGCAACGGTGGAGAGGCCGCGGAGGCTGGAGATCAAGGGGTTCTACGAGAGAAAGTACTGGGGTGAACTGACCGGGCTCGGCACGTTCATCACGGAAGAGGACATCGAACGCTGGCGCCCCCTTCGAGTGAGCCACCTCGTGAGCATGCTCGTTCCGAGCGTTGCGCCGGGGCTGAAGAACCGGAGACGTTTCTCGGGTGCGGGCCTGACCTGTCCCATGGCCGTATATCTGGACGGCATCAGGCTCCGGCAGGGTGAACTGGACCAGTTCGTGAAGCCGTTGGAAGTCGGCGGGATCGAGGTCTACAAGGGGCTGGCGAGTCTCCCGGCCGAGTTTGGAGGGTTCAGAAACCGGTGTGGCGCCGTCGTGGTGTGGACGAAATGA
- a CDS encoding TRAP transporter large permease translates to MTLLALFAGLLLLIAVGVPIAVALGIVALVAIVASGGVAMLPNAGLVLFDGATSFPLIAIPLFILAGAIMNATGISRRLIAFASAIVGFIRGGLAMVGISASLFFAEISGSAVADVAALGSILIPAMKKRGYRTPFAAAVTSSSATLAVIIPPSIPMILYGVMAEASVVELFVAGIVPGVLGGLLLMFVAWLYARRHDFPVEGRFELRRVWATAREAGWALLLPAIILGGIFSGWVTATEGAGLAVVASLVVGGLIYRELDLAHLREAMLEGGVQTAVVMLLVATSALLGDYLTEQRLPQQVAAGIMGLTENKWLILALLNVFFLVIGLFLHSAAAIILVVPIVMPLVRAAGIDPVHFGLIVTLNLGIGQQTPPVASVLVTACSVAKADIWEVSKVNLRFVAVLVAVLLLVTYVPAIPLALVDVFYH, encoded by the coding sequence GTGACGCTCCTCGCGCTCTTCGCCGGCCTGCTGCTTCTCATCGCCGTCGGCGTCCCCATCGCGGTCGCGCTCGGGATCGTCGCGCTCGTCGCCATCGTCGCCTCGGGCGGCGTCGCCATGCTCCCGAACGCGGGCCTCGTGCTGTTCGACGGGGCGACCTCGTTCCCGCTCATCGCCATCCCGCTCTTCATCCTCGCGGGCGCGATCATGAACGCGACCGGGATCTCGCGCCGGCTCATCGCCTTCGCCTCCGCGATCGTCGGGTTCATCCGCGGCGGCCTCGCGATGGTCGGCATCTCCGCCTCGCTCTTCTTCGCGGAGATCTCGGGCTCCGCCGTGGCCGATGTCGCCGCGCTCGGCTCCATCCTCATCCCCGCCATGAAGAAACGCGGCTACCGGACGCCCTTCGCCGCGGCCGTGACGTCCTCCTCGGCCACGCTCGCCGTCATTATCCCCCCGTCCATCCCCATGATCCTGTACGGCGTCATGGCCGAGGCCTCGGTCGTCGAGCTGTTCGTCGCCGGCATCGTGCCCGGGGTGCTCGGTGGCCTGCTGCTGATGTTCGTCGCCTGGCTCTACGCCCGCCGCCATGACTTCCCCGTGGAGGGACGGTTCGAACTCCGCCGCGTATGGGCGACGGCGCGCGAGGCCGGCTGGGCCCTCCTCCTGCCCGCGATCATCCTCGGCGGGATCTTCAGCGGCTGGGTGACGGCGACGGAGGGGGCGGGGCTCGCCGTCGTCGCGTCGCTCGTCGTGGGCGGGCTCATCTACCGCGAACTCGACCTCGCCCACCTGCGCGAGGCGATGCTCGAGGGCGGCGTGCAGACGGCCGTCGTCATGCTCCTCGTCGCGACCTCCGCCCTGCTCGGCGATTACCTCACCGAACAGCGGCTCCCGCAGCAGGTCGCGGCCGGGATCATGGGGCTCACGGAGAACAAGTGGCTCATCCTCGCGCTGCTCAACGTCTTCTTCCTCGTCATCGGCCTCTTCCTGCACTCGGCCGCGGCGATCATCCTCGTCGTCCCCATCGTGATGCCGCTCGTGCGCGCGGCGGGGATCGACCCGGTGCACTTCGGCCTCATCGTCACCCTCAACCTCGGCATCGGCCAGCAGACGCCGCCGGTGGCGAGCGTGCTCGTGACCGCGTGCTCCGTCGCCAAGGCGGACATCTGGGAGGTGAGCAAGGTCAACCTCCGCTTCGTCGCCGTCCTCGTCGCCGTCCTCCTCCTCGTGACGTACGTCCCGGCGATCCCCCTCGCCCTCGTCGACGTCTTCTACCACTGA
- a CDS encoding TRAP transporter small permease, which yields MLRTGVRRFLEGAVLVLLAALALVVVVGVGFRKAGAALVWYDEVASILLAWLTYYGAALAALRRAHIGVPTLTQHLTGRARLAVVLAAEGAIIAFFAAVAWAGWQVVRVLEGTTLVSLPSVPAALAQSVIPIGAVLFIVAQLLGLRDALSPEDARSGETVSAGDATGEAAGEAIGEGEP from the coding sequence ATGCTGAGGACGGGCGTTCGGCGCTTCCTCGAGGGGGCGGTGCTCGTCCTGCTCGCCGCGCTCGCCCTGGTCGTCGTCGTGGGGGTCGGCTTCCGGAAGGCGGGGGCGGCGCTCGTGTGGTACGACGAGGTGGCGTCGATCCTCCTCGCCTGGCTCACCTACTACGGGGCGGCGCTCGCAGCGCTGCGCCGGGCGCACATCGGCGTGCCCACGCTGACCCAGCACTTGACGGGGCGCGCGCGGCTCGCCGTGGTGCTCGCGGCCGAGGGCGCCATCATCGCCTTCTTCGCCGCCGTCGCGTGGGCGGGCTGGCAGGTCGTCCGCGTGCTCGAGGGGACGACGCTCGTGAGCCTGCCGTCGGTGCCCGCGGCGCTGGCGCAGTCGGTGATCCCCATCGGGGCCGTCCTCTTCATCGTCGCGCAACTTCTGGGGCTGAGGGACGCGCTCTCCCCGGAGGACGCCCGCTCCGGGGAGACGGTCTCGGCCGGTGATGCGACTGGTGAGGCGGCCGGTGAGGCGATCGGGGAGGGGGAGCCGTGA
- a CDS encoding TRAP transporter substrate-binding protein has translation MKRPVGRTPVLAVTKLAVASVAAAFAGFGCGGGGEPGVVELSLGHVGSPGSLYDVTANEFARRVNERLAGRAELHVYGASQLGGDDAMLQRLRLGTLDMSIPSTIMSSMVDAFGLFEMPYLVRDREHMRRIEAAVVWPELAPRAEEAGYRILAVWENGFRHITNSRRPIRGPEDLSGIKLRTPRGVWRVKLFQALGANPTPMPFSEVFVALQTGVMDGQENPLTQVTSSKLHEVQDYLSLTGHVYSPAFVTTGAGRWERHPEDVRAEVEAIAREMQAFVYETAARMDGELLAELEATEMEINEADPARFESASEPVYDEFAATVEDGQSLIDRARAEAAPEAGSEAGSAEAGS, from the coding sequence ATGAAGCGGCCCGTGGGACGGACTCCGGTGCTCGCCGTCACGAAGCTCGCCGTCGCGTCGGTCGCCGCGGCGTTCGCCGGCTTCGGGTGCGGAGGGGGCGGGGAACCGGGGGTCGTCGAACTTTCGCTGGGCCACGTCGGCTCCCCCGGCTCGCTCTACGACGTGACGGCCAACGAGTTCGCGCGCCGCGTGAACGAACGGCTCGCCGGCCGGGCCGAGCTCCACGTCTACGGCGCAAGCCAGCTCGGCGGCGACGACGCGATGCTGCAGCGGCTGCGGCTCGGCACGCTCGACATGTCCATCCCCTCCACGATCATGTCTTCGATGGTGGACGCGTTCGGCCTGTTCGAGATGCCGTATCTCGTCCGCGACCGCGAGCACATGAGACGGATCGAGGCAGCCGTCGTGTGGCCCGAACTCGCGCCCCGCGCGGAGGAGGCCGGCTACCGGATCCTCGCGGTGTGGGAGAACGGATTCCGTCACATCACGAACTCCCGCCGACCCATCCGCGGGCCGGAGGACCTGAGCGGGATCAAGCTCCGGACGCCGCGCGGCGTGTGGCGCGTGAAGCTCTTCCAGGCGCTGGGCGCGAACCCGACGCCGATGCCCTTCTCGGAGGTCTTCGTCGCGCTCCAGACCGGGGTGATGGACGGGCAGGAGAACCCGCTCACGCAGGTGACGAGTTCCAAGCTGCACGAGGTGCAGGACTACCTCTCCCTGACCGGGCACGTGTACAGCCCGGCCTTCGTCACGACGGGCGCCGGGCGCTGGGAGCGTCACCCGGAGGATGTTCGCGCCGAGGTGGAGGCGATCGCGCGGGAGATGCAGGCGTTCGTGTACGAGACGGCCGCGCGCATGGACGGCGAGTTGCTCGCCGAGCTCGAGGCCACGGAGATGGAGATCAACGAGGCGGATCCGGCCCGCTTCGAGTCCGCCAGCGAGCCCGTGTACGACGAGTTCGCGGCCACCGTCGAGGACGGACAGTCCCTCATCGACAGGGCGCGGGCCGAGGCCGCTCCGGAGGCAGGATCGGAGGCAGGATCGGCAGAGGCGGGCTCATAG
- a CDS encoding aminotransferase class V-fold PLP-dependent enzyme, with product MTYRSGRHFLQLPGPTPVPERVFRAMNRSVIDHRGPEFGEMTLGLFDGLKWVFGDPAHVFIFPSSATGCWESALANVLSPGDRVLLWNNGFFASKWGEVGRALGHRVEAIDGDWRRPADPERIAARLADDTERQIRAVLVVHNETSTGVTSDIAAVRKALDEAGHPALLMVDAVSSLAATPFRQAEWGVDVTVCGSQKGLMLPPGLGFCAVSEKALARHRARPGTPRAYFDWTAMLRDNQGGYFPYTPPTTLLYGLEASLAMLREEGADATFARHARHAEATRRAVAAWGLRNYCQDPKAVSSAGTTVMVGDGEDAEAFRLTVLERFDMSLGTGLGPLRGKVFRIGHLGDLNELTLMGALAGVEMGLKTSGIAHEPGGLAAAADFLAGA from the coding sequence TTGACCTACCGCAGCGGCAGACACTTCCTGCAGCTTCCGGGCCCGACCCCGGTGCCCGAGCGCGTATTCCGGGCCATGAACCGGTCCGTCATCGACCACCGCGGACCCGAGTTCGGCGAGATGACGCTCGGGTTGTTCGACGGGTTGAAATGGGTGTTCGGCGACCCCGCGCACGTCTTCATCTTCCCATCCTCCGCGACCGGGTGCTGGGAGAGCGCCCTCGCCAACGTCCTCTCCCCCGGCGACCGCGTCCTCCTCTGGAACAACGGGTTCTTCGCCTCGAAGTGGGGAGAGGTGGGACGGGCCCTCGGGCACCGGGTGGAGGCGATCGACGGCGACTGGCGGCGCCCCGCGGACCCGGAGAGGATCGCGGCGCGCCTCGCGGACGACACCGAGCGGCAGATCCGCGCTGTCCTCGTCGTCCACAACGAGACCTCGACGGGCGTCACCAGCGACATCGCGGCCGTGCGGAAGGCGCTCGACGAAGCCGGCCATCCCGCCCTCCTCATGGTCGACGCCGTCTCCTCGCTCGCCGCGACCCCCTTCCGGCAGGCGGAGTGGGGCGTGGACGTCACCGTGTGCGGCTCCCAGAAGGGGCTCATGCTCCCGCCCGGCCTCGGGTTCTGCGCGGTGAGCGAGAAGGCGCTCGCCCGCCACCGCGCGCGCCCGGGCACGCCGCGCGCCTACTTCGACTGGACGGCGATGTTGCGGGACAACCAGGGCGGCTACTTCCCCTACACCCCGCCCACGACGCTCCTCTACGGGCTCGAGGCGTCGCTCGCGATGCTGCGGGAGGAAGGGGCCGACGCCACCTTCGCCCGCCACGCGCGCCACGCCGAGGCCACGCGCCGGGCCGTCGCCGCCTGGGGTCTGCGCAACTACTGTCAGGATCCGAAGGCGGTGTCGAGCGCCGGGACGACCGTGATGGTCGGGGACGGGGAGGATGCCGAAGCGTTCCGTCTCACCGTGCTCGAACGTTTCGACATGTCGCTGGGGACGGGTCTCGGCCCCCTCAGGGGGAAGGTGTTCCGGATCGGGCACCTCGGAGATCTCAACGAACTCACGCTGATGGGAGCGCTGGCGGGGGTGGAGATGGGACTGAAGACGAGCGGAATCGCGCACGAACCCGGCGGTCTGGCGGCCGCCGCCGACTTCCTGGCCGGGGCATGA
- a CDS encoding FAD-binding protein gives MTRPISHDRAGSQRPRPGPDARREARLEARLRAGLRGEVRFDRFTRGLYSTDASIYQVEPLGVAFPESAGDVRRAVELAGEHGTSVVVRGAGTSQSGQSIGRGVILDTSRGLDGVLDFDPAARRIVVEPGIVLDRLNAFLRPHGLFFPIDVATSSRATLGGMAGNNSAGSRSVRYGHMVEHVRSIEVVLADGRRAEFRRDAGASWASGDSLGADMRALYRREADELARRVPDVPRHVAGYALHRLGREGAGLSDLLVGSEGTLALFTALELDLQPIPSVRALGVCRFDGTGEALAAVPAIVALEPTAVELFDATVLGLAAQMPSFERVLRQLGEDGSGPPRDILVVEFAGDDPERVSASLSALESALGGIAVGVTRAESPAFQARIWAMRKAGLSISMSQPAARKPLAFIEDCAIPLERLPEWYRRLTEVIDRHATHAVWYAHASVGCLHVRPALDLRDGDDVERLRAIAVDAFALAGELGGSHSGEHGDGWIRSEFLEPMLGARLVSAFGEIKRRFDPEDRLNPGKIVDPPRMNDPTLLRARYGLETRKLPTAFDWGAWGGFSPAVDMCNNNGTCLKRSPGVMCPSFRATSDERHSTRGRANALRLALSGQLGEDPWTSPELYEAMDLCLGCKGCRRECPTGVDMARMKVEFLHRLRAEQPLSPRDRALAYLPRYAPLLSRVAPLVNLRNRIPILARLGERMAGLAADRPLPRWSSQPFSLRGRVSARENGGPRVALFVDTFTRYFEPENARAAVRVLTRAGYRVEEADTAGRPLCCGRTFLNAGLVEEARVELDRTVRALSRFVARGIPVVGLEPSCLLTLRDELPALDSGPEAADIADRARLLTEWLVEAAALDRLDLAPLPVRRVRVHGHCHEKAFGADGPTLEVLHAIPDLEVEAIPAGCCGMAGSFGYEAEHGGISRRIAELELLPTVRELRDDEWLVANGTSCRHQVADLANATGRHVVTVLDAAAFPP, from the coding sequence GTGACCCGCCCAATCTCTCACGACCGCGCCGGTTCGCAACGGCCCCGGCCCGGACCCGACGCTCGACGCGAGGCCCGGCTCGAAGCTCGACTTCGGGCGGGGCTCCGGGGAGAGGTCCGTTTCGACCGCTTCACGCGCGGGCTGTACAGCACGGACGCGTCGATCTACCAGGTGGAGCCGCTGGGGGTCGCGTTCCCGGAATCGGCCGGCGACGTGCGGCGGGCGGTGGAACTCGCGGGCGAGCACGGGACTTCGGTCGTCGTGCGCGGGGCGGGGACATCGCAGAGCGGCCAGTCGATCGGGCGGGGCGTGATCCTCGACACGAGCCGGGGGCTGGACGGGGTGCTCGACTTCGATCCGGCCGCCCGGCGCATCGTGGTCGAGCCGGGGATCGTGCTGGACCGGCTGAACGCCTTCCTGCGGCCGCATGGGCTCTTCTTCCCGATCGACGTGGCCACATCGAGCCGCGCCACGCTGGGGGGGATGGCCGGCAACAACAGCGCGGGGTCGCGCTCGGTGCGGTACGGCCACATGGTCGAGCACGTCCGGAGCATCGAGGTGGTGCTCGCGGACGGCCGGCGCGCCGAGTTCCGCCGCGACGCCGGGGCGAGCTGGGCGTCCGGGGACAGCCTCGGGGCCGACATGCGGGCGCTCTACCGGCGCGAGGCCGACGAACTGGCGCGGCGGGTGCCGGACGTCCCCCGGCACGTGGCGGGCTATGCGCTGCACCGCCTGGGCCGGGAAGGCGCCGGGCTGTCGGATCTTCTCGTGGGTTCGGAGGGGACGCTCGCGCTCTTCACCGCGCTCGAACTCGACCTTCAGCCCATTCCCTCCGTGCGCGCGCTCGGCGTGTGCCGCTTCGACGGGACCGGCGAGGCGCTGGCCGCGGTGCCGGCGATCGTCGCGCTCGAACCGACGGCGGTGGAACTGTTCGACGCGACCGTGCTCGGGCTGGCCGCGCAGATGCCGAGCTTCGAGCGGGTGCTCCGGCAGCTCGGGGAGGACGGGAGCGGCCCGCCGCGCGACATCCTCGTGGTCGAGTTCGCGGGGGACGACCCGGAGCGCGTCTCGGCCTCCCTCTCGGCGCTCGAGTCCGCGCTGGGCGGGATCGCCGTGGGCGTCACGCGCGCGGAGTCCCCCGCCTTCCAGGCCCGCATCTGGGCCATGCGCAAGGCGGGGCTCAGCATTTCCATGTCCCAACCCGCCGCCCGCAAGCCGCTCGCCTTCATCGAGGACTGCGCGATCCCGCTCGAGCGGCTGCCGGAGTGGTATCGCCGGCTCACGGAGGTCATCGACCGCCACGCCACGCACGCCGTGTGGTACGCGCACGCCTCGGTCGGCTGCCTCCACGTGCGGCCGGCGCTCGACCTGCGCGACGGAGACGATGTGGAGCGGCTGCGCGCGATCGCGGTGGACGCCTTCGCGCTCGCGGGCGAACTGGGCGGATCCCATTCCGGCGAACACGGGGACGGCTGGATCCGGTCGGAGTTCCTCGAGCCGATGCTGGGCGCGCGCCTCGTCTCCGCGTTCGGAGAGATCAAGCGCCGCTTCGATCCGGAGGACCGGCTGAACCCCGGGAAGATCGTCGACCCACCCCGCATGAACGACCCCACGCTGCTGCGGGCTCGGTACGGACTGGAGACCCGAAAGCTGCCGACGGCGTTCGACTGGGGAGCGTGGGGCGGGTTCTCGCCGGCCGTCGACATGTGCAACAACAACGGGACGTGCCTAAAGCGGAGCCCCGGCGTGATGTGCCCGTCTTTCCGCGCCACGAGCGACGAACGGCATTCGACGCGCGGGCGCGCCAACGCCCTGCGGCTGGCGCTGTCCGGGCAGTTGGGGGAAGACCCGTGGACATCGCCGGAGTTGTACGAGGCGATGGACCTCTGCCTGGGCTGCAAGGGCTGCCGCCGCGAGTGTCCGACGGGGGTCGACATGGCGCGGATGAAGGTGGAGTTCCTGCACCGCCTGCGAGCCGAGCAACCGCTCTCGCCGCGGGACCGGGCACTGGCGTATCTGCCCCGCTACGCGCCGCTGCTTTCGCGCGTGGCCCCGCTGGTGAACCTGCGGAACCGGATCCCCATTCTGGCGCGTCTCGGCGAGCGCATGGCGGGTCTGGCGGCCGACCGGCCGCTCCCCCGCTGGTCGTCACAGCCGTTTTCCCTGCGCGGCCGGGTCTCCGCGCGCGAGAATGGCGGTCCGAGGGTCGCGCTCTTCGTCGACACCTTCACGCGCTACTTCGAGCCTGAGAACGCCCGCGCCGCTGTGCGAGTGCTGACGCGGGCGGGCTATCGGGTGGAGGAGGCCGATACCGCGGGCAGGCCGCTCTGCTGCGGGCGCACCTTCCTCAACGCGGGCCTGGTCGAGGAGGCGCGGGTCGAACTCGACCGCACCGTCCGGGCGCTGAGCCGCTTCGTGGCGCGGGGGATTCCGGTGGTGGGGCTGGAACCGTCATGCCTGCTCACGCTGCGCGATGAACTGCCCGCGCTGGACTCCGGGCCCGAGGCGGCCGACATCGCGGACCGGGCCCGGCTGCTGACCGAATGGCTCGTCGAAGCGGCGGCGCTCGACCGGCTCGACCTCGCTCCCCTTCCCGTCCGGCGCGTTCGCGTCCACGGCCACTGCCACGAGAAGGCGTTCGGCGCCGACGGCCCGACGCTGGAGGTCCTCCACGCGATCCCCGACCTCGAGGTCGAAGCGATCCCCGCCGGCTGCTGCGGGATGGCCGGTTCCTTCGGTTACGAGGCGGAGCACGGGGGGATCTCCCGCCGCATCGCCGAACTCGAACTCCTCCCCACCGTCCGCGAACTGCGCGACGACGAATGGCTCGTCGCCAACGGCACAAGCTGCCGCCACCAGGTCGCCGATCTCGCCAACGCAACGGGCCGCCACGTCGTCACGGTCCTCGACGCCGCCGCTTTCCCTCCTTGA